GTGTCGAGAATGAAATTTCCTTCTATCTGGTTTATTTTCGCTTTTAATTCTAAATGCTGAGTGGCTGTATAGGTTAGTGGAATTTTTTTATATCCTTTTTCTTTCAGTAACTTCTTAAGGGATGCCATTCTTTTCTTTTTTGACAAAGATAGCTGTATAAAATAAATTAATTTTGCCCTCATGACAATTACCGATACGCATACGCACCTCTACAGCGAATCTTTTGATGACGACCGTAAGGAAATGATTGAAAGAGCCATAGCTGCCAATATTACAAGATTCTTTATTCCGGCAATAGATTCGGCATATATCCAGGATATGTACGCCCTGGAAAAGGCATTTCCGGAACATATTTTTCTTATGGCCGGTTTGCATCCCACTCATGTGAAGGAGAATTATATGGAAGAACTGGCCATAGTTGAGAAGCAGCTTGAGGAGAGAAAATTTTATGCCGTTGGCGAGACCGGGGTTGATTTATATTGGGATAAATCTACACTAAAAATTCAGCAGGAAGCCTTCAGGTATCAAATCCAGCTTGCAAAAAAGCATAAATTGCCAATTGTGATCCACTGCCGTGAGGCTTTTGATGAAGTTTTTGAAGTCCTGGAACAGGAGAAAGGCGACGGACTTTTTGGTATCTTTCATTGCTTTACCGGCACCTATGAGCAGGCCCAAAAAGCTCTTTCTTACAACATGAAGCTGGGGATTGGCGGGGTATTAACCTTCAAAAATGGCAAAATTGACCGGTTTTTAAGTAAAATTCCGCTTAGTGAAATTGTGCTTGAGACCGATGCGCCTTACCTGGCTCCAGTGCCGTACAGGGGCAAAAGAAATGAGAGCCTTTACATTGTAGAAGTGCTTAATAAAGCGGCAGAGGTTTATAACACCACCCCCAAAGAGGTTGCCGAGGTTACTACCCGCAACTCCCGGGAGATTTTTGGGATATAGCAGAGACTTGTGCTTATAATTTTGTTTTTTTGCTAACTCTAATGATGAAACAGTGACAAATTACGACGATATTCGGTTTTATGAGGATGATGAAGTGCAGGATGCTCTTAAAGAGTATATAAGGCACCCCATGATAAAGGGGCTTTTAAACTACACTTTTCCGAATGTTGCTTTTGAAAAGATAGAGGAGAAGGTTGTAAAGTGCAACTCCATACGGGATTTTCAAACTGAAATTATTTACCACACCGTTCAAAAAGTGCTGAGTAAAAGTTCTGAAGGTTTAAGTTATTCAGGTTTCGACCTACTAAAAAAAGACGAATCTTATCTTTATATTTCCAACCACCGCGATATCGTTCTCGATACTTCTCTCTTAAACTGTGTGTTGTATGAGAGTGATCTGCGAATGACTGCTTCAGCCATTGGTGATAACCTCGTAAAAAAACCGTTTTTGCTTGCCCTTTCACGCCTCAATCGAAATTTTCTTGTAAAAAGAGGAATTAGTCCGAGGGAAATGCTGAAGAGTTCTCAAAAACTTTCAGAATATATAAGAAAGCTGCTGCTTGAAGATAAACGCTCAGTTTGGATGGCGCAGCGGGAAGGGCGAACCAAAGACGGAAATGACAATACCCAGCAGGGAGTGTTGAAGATGCTGGCCATGGCTAAAGGAGATGACTCTGTAGCCGAATATTTTACTAAACTGAAGATAGTGCCTGTGTCGATCTCTTATGAATTTGATCCTACAGATGTGCTTAAGCTGCCCGAAATTCTCGCCAAAAGGATGGAGCAGATCTATATAAAATCGGCTAACGAAGATTTTAAATCTATACTTAAAGGCGCGCTTGGGAATAAGGGAAGAATACATATTTCGGCCGGGGAGCCTATTAGTGCAGCGGCCCTTGGCGAAATTGAAGCAACAGCAGGTTCAATGAACGAGCAGCTTCAGAAGATAACCGCCAGTATAGATTCTCGCGTGCACCAGAACTACAAGCTCTGGCCTGCCAACTACATAGCTTTTGACCTGCTGAACGGTAGCAGCATGTTTCAGGAAAAATATACTTCAAAGCAAAAGCGGCAATTTGAAAGGCGTCTTACCCGGCGGGTCAACTTTAAAAATGCCCTTGAGGTGAACAGTTACCTCCTCATGTATGCCAATCCGGTAATAAATCAGAAGAATCAGCATGAAAACCAGCGCTAATATTCTCCTTATTTACACCGGGGGAACCATTGGTATGGTGAAAGATTTTGAGACAGGAGCGCTCAAAGCTTTCAACTTTAGTGAGCTGCTTCAAAATATCCCCGAATTAAAACTCCTGGAGCACAATATTGATACGGTGAGTTTTGAGCGGCCCATAGACTCTTCCAACATGAACCCTGCTTCCTGGTTGCATTTGGCAGAGATCATCGAGGAGAACTATGATATATACGACGGCTTTGTGGTGTTACATGGCAGTGACACCATGTCTTACAGTGCTTCGGCCCTCAGTTTTATGTTTGAGAACCTGTCTAAGCCCGTAATTTTTACCGGCTCTCAGTTGCCTATTGGAGACCTGAGGACAGACGCTAAAGAAAACCTTATTACCAGTATACAAATTGCGGGACTTCAAAAAAACGGCAAACCTGTAATTACCGAGGTGGGGCTTTATTTTGAATACAAGCTTTACCGGGGCAACCGTACGTCTAAGATAAATGCCGAACACTTTCAGGCTTTTGCCTCGCCTAATTATCCGCCACTGGTAAATTCGGGGGTGCACCTTGCCGTTAATGATGCTTACTTATGGCAGCCGCACAACCGGCGAAAGATGAAACTTCACAAGGGGCTAAAGGATGAGATCGCTTTAATAAAGATTTTTCCGGGAATAAACAGGAGCTTGCTGGAGTATATCTTGGCCAAAGAAGGATTAAAAGGAGTGATCCTGGAAACCTATGGCAGCGGCAATGCCCCCACGCAAGATTGGTTTGTGCAGCTGTTAAAAGATGCTATTTCCCGCGGAGTGGTCATTGTCAATGTTACCCAGTGTATTGGGGGCAGTGTGGCTATGGGGCAGTATGAAACCAGTACCCAGCTCAAAAAGATTGGTGTGGTTTCGGGTAAAGACATTACAACAGAGGCAGCTGTGACAAAAATGATGTATTTACTGGCAAAGGAACTTAGTCCAAAAGTTTTTCGAACAATTTTTGAAACATCTTTACGAGGGGAAATGTCGTAAATTTTGCTGCTGTTACTTGACCGGCTTCTCTTTTTTTTCGTTATTTGGCGAACTGTTCAGAAAAAGTTAAAAAAGCGCTGGAGAGTTTTGATAATAGAGAGGTGGCCGAGTGGTCGAAGGCGCACGCCTGGAAAGTGTGTATACCCCACAAGGGTATCGAGGGTTCGAATCCCTTCCTCTCTGCTAGTTATTTTTATTTGAATAAATATTTATATCTTTAACCCGTTAACTAATTAAATTAAGACAAAAAGTAATGAAAAGATTATTTTCAATTTTGGTGATCGCTACAATTATGGTGTTCGGAGCCGTAGATGTGAATGCGACAAATAACGTGAATGCCCTGCCGGCTACCATGGTGAACTTTGTTCAGGATGAAGATCAGGCGGTTGCTGAAGAAACTCAAGATGTAGGATTTCACCAGGAGCTGAAAAGGCGCTTCATCGAAGGTGGTCCAGGTTTTATG
This Salinimicrobium tongyeongense DNA region includes the following protein-coding sequences:
- a CDS encoding TatD family hydrolase; protein product: MTITDTHTHLYSESFDDDRKEMIERAIAANITRFFIPAIDSAYIQDMYALEKAFPEHIFLMAGLHPTHVKENYMEELAIVEKQLEERKFYAVGETGVDLYWDKSTLKIQQEAFRYQIQLAKKHKLPIVIHCREAFDEVFEVLEQEKGDGLFGIFHCFTGTYEQAQKALSYNMKLGIGGVLTFKNGKIDRFLSKIPLSEIVLETDAPYLAPVPYRGKRNESLYIVEVLNKAAEVYNTTPKEVAEVTTRNSREIFGI
- a CDS encoding 1-acyl-sn-glycerol-3-phosphate acyltransferase, encoding MTNYDDIRFYEDDEVQDALKEYIRHPMIKGLLNYTFPNVAFEKIEEKVVKCNSIRDFQTEIIYHTVQKVLSKSSEGLSYSGFDLLKKDESYLYISNHRDIVLDTSLLNCVLYESDLRMTASAIGDNLVKKPFLLALSRLNRNFLVKRGISPREMLKSSQKLSEYIRKLLLEDKRSVWMAQREGRTKDGNDNTQQGVLKMLAMAKGDDSVAEYFTKLKIVPVSISYEFDPTDVLKLPEILAKRMEQIYIKSANEDFKSILKGALGNKGRIHISAGEPISAAALGEIEATAGSMNEQLQKITASIDSRVHQNYKLWPANYIAFDLLNGSSMFQEKYTSKQKRQFERRLTRRVNFKNALEVNSYLLMYANPVINQKNQHENQR
- a CDS encoding asparaginase codes for the protein MKTSANILLIYTGGTIGMVKDFETGALKAFNFSELLQNIPELKLLEHNIDTVSFERPIDSSNMNPASWLHLAEIIEENYDIYDGFVVLHGSDTMSYSASALSFMFENLSKPVIFTGSQLPIGDLRTDAKENLITSIQIAGLQKNGKPVITEVGLYFEYKLYRGNRTSKINAEHFQAFASPNYPPLVNSGVHLAVNDAYLWQPHNRRKMKLHKGLKDEIALIKIFPGINRSLLEYILAKEGLKGVILETYGSGNAPTQDWFVQLLKDAISRGVVIVNVTQCIGGSVAMGQYETSTQLKKIGVVSGKDITTEAAVTKMMYLLAKELSPKVFRTIFETSLRGEMS